The following proteins are encoded in a genomic region of Ctenopharyngodon idella isolate HZGC_01 chromosome 12, HZGC01, whole genome shotgun sequence:
- the irf9 gene encoding interferon regulatory factor 9, whose translation MASGRIRSTRRLRSWIVEQVNSGKYHGLVWDNPEKTMFRIPWKHAGKQDFRSEEDAAIFKAWAEFKGKLLEDGNSDPASWKTRLRCALNKSPEFSEVTERSQLDISEPYKVYRLVPLEEQGVVKIKKENGQKAVRSSRRRCSESENDQQIECKKIKKEVVVLQPINMSAQEIVPHTGSEITFQAGVQTILLNSDSGEDIQLNLTIEAVPLSEEKRVLNSFHITVHYIGQEVLRREVRCNDVRIAYLPPSPVPPSPPSLNGTGFHRIPLPDPPSDMVANPSLATRLKGLNELLPFLERGVVLTSTGGGIYAKRFCQGRVFWRGPHITTTGPCKMERGSEPTQLFNMDIFRQELEAFRNGGKEPQSEIMMCFGEELYDGDNISDKHIIIKISLPCVELQIEEVKTLRDPFAILKCLASQSPTGEVTLNLC comes from the exons ATGGCATCTGGAAGGATTCGTTCCACGCGCCGTCTGCGCTCCTGGATAGTggaacag GTGAACAGTGGGAAGTATCACGGCCTAGTGTGGGACAACCCTGAGAAAACCATGTTTCGTATCCCATGGAAACATGCAGGAAAACAAGATTTCCGAAGTGAGGAAGATGCGGCTATTTTCAAG GCTTGGGCAGAGTTTAAAGGGAAGCTTTTGGAGGATGGAAATTCTGACCCTGCATCCTGGAAAACTCGCCTTCGCTGTGCCCTCAACAAAAGTCCAGAGTTTAGTGAGGTCACTGAAAGATCACAGCTGGACATCTCAGAACCTTACAAAGTGTACCGCCTCGTACCACTAGAAGAACAAG GAGtggtgaaaataaaaaaagagaatggACAGAAAGCAGTAAGGAGCAGCAGGAGGAGATGCAGTGAATCCGAGAATGATCAGCAGATTGAATGCAAAAAGATCAAAAAGGAGGTTGTTGTGCTTCAGCCCATCAACATG AGTGCACAGGAAATTGTCCCACACACAGGAAGTGAGATCACATTCCAAGCTGGGGTGCAGACAATCCTCTTAAACAGTGACA GTGGTGAAGATATCCAGTTAAACTTAACAATTGAGGCAGTGCCTTTGTCAGAAGAAAAGAGAg TGCTGAACTCTTTCCACATAACCGTGCACTACATCGGTCAGGAGGTTCTACGGCGAGAAgtaaggtgcaatgatgttcgGATTGCTTACCTGCCTCCGTCACCTGTCCCTCCGTCTCCACCGTCTCTGAACGGCACCGGCTTCCATCGAATCCCTCTCCCAGACCCCCCCTCAGACATGGTCGCCAACCCCAGCCTTGCCACACGTTTGAAAGGTCTTAACGAATTGCTGCCCTTCTTGGAGCGGGGAGTAGTGCTGACCTCGACAGGAGGAGGCATCTATGCCAAGCGCTTCTGTCAGGGACGGGTGTTCTGGAGAGGACCGCACATCACCACCACAGGACCCTGTAAAATGGAGAGAGGAAGCGAGCCCACCCAGCTGTTCAACATGGATATATTCAGACAGG aGTTGGAAGCTTTCCGCAATGGAGGAAAAGAACCTCAAAGTGAGATCAtgatgtgttttggagaagaaCTGTATGATGGAGATAACATCTCTGACAAACACATCATCATTAAG ATCTCTCTCCCATGCGTTGAGTTGCAGATAGAAGAGGTCAAGACCCTCAGAGACCCATTTGCAATTCTCAAATGTTTGGCCAGCCAGTCTCCTACAGGGGAAGTGACGCTGAATCTTTGTTGA